In a single window of the Streptomyces sp. CGMCC 4.7035 genome:
- the fabG gene encoding 3-oxoacyl-[acyl-carrier-protein] reductase: MSRSVLVTGGNRGIGLAIARAFAEAGDKVAITYRSGEPPAVLTDLGCLAVRCDITDTEQVEQAYKEIEAQHGPVEVLVANAGVTKDQLLMRMSEEDFTSVIDTNLTGTFRVVKRANRGMLRAKKGRVVLISSVVGLLGSAGQANYAASKAALVGFARSLARELGSRNITFNVVAPGFVDTDMTKVLTDEQRANIVSQVPLARYAQPEEIAAAVRFLASDDASYITGAVIPVDGGLGMGH; this comes from the coding sequence TTGAGCCGCTCGGTTCTCGTCACTGGAGGCAACCGGGGCATCGGCCTCGCCATCGCCCGCGCGTTCGCCGAGGCCGGCGACAAGGTCGCGATCACATACCGCTCGGGTGAGCCGCCGGCCGTCCTCACGGACTTGGGCTGTCTCGCGGTCAGGTGCGACATCACCGACACCGAGCAGGTGGAGCAGGCCTACAAGGAGATCGAGGCCCAGCACGGCCCGGTCGAGGTCCTCGTCGCCAACGCCGGCGTCACCAAGGACCAGCTCCTGATGCGCATGAGCGAGGAGGACTTCACCTCGGTCATCGACACCAACCTCACCGGCACCTTCCGCGTCGTGAAGCGCGCCAACCGCGGCATGCTGCGCGCCAAGAAGGGCCGCGTGGTGCTGATCTCGTCGGTCGTCGGGCTGCTCGGCTCGGCCGGGCAGGCGAACTACGCCGCCTCCAAGGCCGCCCTGGTCGGCTTCGCGCGCTCCCTCGCCCGTGAGCTGGGTTCGCGCAACATCACCTTCAACGTCGTCGCGCCCGGCTTCGTCGACACCGACATGACCAAGGTGCTCACCGACGAGCAGCGCGCGAACATCGTGTCGCAGGTGCCGCTCGCCCGGTACGCGCAGCCCGAGGAGATCGCCGCGGCGGTGCGGTTCCTCGCCTCCGACGACGCCTCGTACATCACTGGAGCCGTCATCCCCGTTGACGGCGGACTGGGAATGGGTCACTGA
- the fabI gene encoding enoyl-ACP reductase FabI encodes MSGILEGKRVLITGVLMESSIAFHTAKLAQEQGAEIILTAFPRPTLTERIAKKLPKPTKVIELDVTNDEHLGRLADIVGEELGGLDGVVHSIGFAPQDALGGNFLNTPFESVATAMHVSAFSLKSLTMACLPLMQNGGSVVGLTFDAQYAWPQYDWMGPAKAALEATNRYMARDLGKQNIRCNLISAGPIGSMAAKSIPGFSELASVWDTRAPLEWDLTDPEPAGRGVVALLSDWFPKTTGEIVHVDGGLHAIGA; translated from the coding sequence ATGAGCGGAATTCTCGAGGGCAAGCGCGTCCTGATCACCGGCGTGCTGATGGAGTCCTCCATCGCGTTCCACACCGCGAAGCTGGCCCAGGAGCAGGGCGCGGAGATCATCCTGACCGCGTTCCCGCGGCCCACGCTGACCGAGCGCATCGCCAAGAAGCTCCCCAAGCCCACCAAGGTCATCGAGCTCGACGTCACCAACGACGAGCACCTCGGGCGTCTGGCCGACATCGTCGGCGAGGAGCTGGGTGGGCTCGACGGCGTCGTGCACTCCATCGGCTTCGCCCCGCAGGACGCCCTCGGCGGCAACTTCCTCAACACGCCGTTCGAGTCGGTCGCGACCGCCATGCACGTCTCGGCGTTCTCCCTGAAGTCGCTGACCATGGCCTGCCTGCCGCTGATGCAGAACGGCGGATCGGTCGTCGGCCTCACCTTCGACGCGCAGTACGCCTGGCCGCAGTACGACTGGATGGGTCCGGCCAAGGCCGCCCTGGAGGCCACCAACCGCTACATGGCGCGTGACCTGGGCAAGCAGAACATCCGCTGCAACCTCATCTCCGCGGGCCCGATCGGCTCCATGGCGGCCAAGTCCATCCCGGGCTTCTCCGAGCTGGCCTCCGTCTGGGACACCCGCGCCCCCCTGGAGTGGGACCTCACGGACCCCGAGCCGGCCGGCCGTGGTGTCGTCGCCCTGCTCAGCGACTGGTTCCCGAAGACCACCGGCGAGATCGTCCACGTGGACGGCGGTCTGCACGCCATCGGCGCCTGA
- a CDS encoding SEC-C domain-containing protein translates to MSSKRRTGRRNGNDRVRTNQRTPAFRPIGPPPPATSAHTAQECEKLAERHPEDREELLLEAADAWGDAGEHDRAIAVYERLLDPESGGCSEPDLVEAFRIGRLWDAGQEQKARAAAVAFRRRHPRHAGAWNFVAEALEAYAGAAMAAEWYTAGVTHVLGAGAAVTVDAVEADPQHYDAEMLVVGRHRVRRLLGEPHDDWDDVADVLHERRSSLVPGRVRPLDELHDPLWVQRLDEHGPAAFEDELGELADRLAAVSPADRGPVGHAPVRTACVLYWPREEFTRLLERRPKAAEAYGEDHADHLRQVEQTLRELSQEGAPRVAVGRATVRELEAYAQARGESPDTPDTRSAYAAELARSGRATDWPPPRNGPCWCDSERKYKKCCGNPALV, encoded by the coding sequence ATGTCCAGCAAGCGGCGCACCGGCCGCAGGAACGGCAACGACAGGGTGCGCACGAACCAGCGCACCCCTGCGTTCCGCCCGATCGGGCCCCCGCCGCCGGCCACCAGCGCCCACACGGCCCAGGAGTGCGAGAAGCTGGCGGAGCGGCACCCCGAGGACCGCGAAGAGCTTTTGCTGGAAGCCGCCGACGCGTGGGGCGATGCGGGCGAGCACGACCGTGCGATCGCCGTGTACGAGCGGCTGCTGGACCCGGAGAGCGGCGGCTGCTCGGAACCCGACCTGGTGGAGGCCTTTCGGATCGGCAGGCTCTGGGATGCCGGACAGGAACAGAAAGCCCGAGCGGCGGCCGTCGCGTTCCGTCGGCGTCACCCCCGGCACGCCGGTGCCTGGAACTTCGTCGCCGAGGCCCTCGAAGCGTATGCCGGGGCGGCCATGGCGGCCGAGTGGTACACGGCCGGCGTCACGCACGTGCTCGGCGCGGGGGCGGCGGTCACGGTGGACGCGGTGGAGGCGGATCCGCAGCACTACGACGCCGAGATGCTCGTCGTCGGCCGCCACCGGGTGCGACGGCTGCTCGGTGAGCCGCACGACGACTGGGACGATGTGGCCGACGTACTGCATGAGCGGCGATCGTCCCTCGTGCCCGGCCGGGTACGGCCGCTGGACGAACTGCACGATCCGCTCTGGGTCCAGCGGCTGGACGAGCACGGTCCCGCAGCGTTCGAGGACGAGCTCGGCGAGCTCGCGGACCGGCTGGCGGCCGTCAGCCCCGCCGACCGCGGCCCTGTCGGCCACGCCCCTGTGCGGACGGCGTGCGTCCTGTACTGGCCGCGAGAGGAGTTCACCAGGTTGCTGGAGCGCCGGCCGAAGGCGGCCGAAGCCTACGGCGAGGACCACGCCGACCACCTGCGGCAGGTCGAACAAACCTTGCGGGAACTGTCGCAGGAGGGTGCCCCGCGGGTGGCGGTCGGCCGGGCGACCGTGCGGGAACTGGAGGCATACGCGCAGGCGCGCGGTGAATCCCCTGACACCCCGGACACCCGGTCCGCGTACGCGGCCGAGCTCGCCCGCTCAGGCAGGGCGACCGACTGGCCCCCGCCGCGCAACGGCCCCTGCTGGTGCGACTCGGAGCGCAAGTACAAGAAGTGCTGCGGGAATCCCGCGCTGGTGTGA
- a CDS encoding TldD/PmbA family protein, with translation MPHEVDQSFLALPLRALADAALARARALGAEHADFRFERVRSAAWRLRDGKPSGSSDTTDLGYAVRVVHGGTWGFASGVDLTLDAAAKVASQAVAMAKLSAQVIRAAGSEERVELADEPVHAERTWVSSYDIDPFTVPDEEKTGLLADWSARLLAADGVNHVDASLLTVHENKFYADTAGTVTTQQRVRLHPQLTAVSVDESTGEFDSMRTLAPPVGRGWEYLTGTGWDWDSELERIPGLLAEKMRAPSVEAGVYDLVVDPSNLWLTIHESIGHATELDRALGYEAAYAGTSFATFDKLGKLRYGSELMNVTGDRTAEHGLATIGYDDEGVEGQSWDLVKDGKLVGYQLDRRIARLTGFERSNGCAYADSPSHVPVQRMANVSLQPDPAGLSTEDLIGGVDRGIYVVGDRSWSIDMQRYNFQFTGQRFFKIENGRITGQVRDVAYQATTTDFWGSMAAVGGPQTYVLGGAFNCGKAQPGQVAAVSHGCPSALFKGVNILNTTQEAGR, from the coding sequence GTGCCCCATGAAGTCGATCAGTCATTCCTGGCACTTCCCCTACGCGCCCTGGCCGACGCCGCACTGGCCCGCGCGCGGGCGCTGGGGGCCGAGCACGCGGACTTCCGGTTCGAGCGGGTGCGCAGCGCCGCGTGGCGGCTGCGCGACGGCAAGCCCTCGGGCTCGTCGGACACGACCGACCTGGGGTACGCGGTGCGGGTCGTGCACGGCGGGACCTGGGGGTTCGCCTCGGGAGTCGATCTCACCCTGGACGCCGCCGCCAAGGTCGCGTCGCAGGCCGTGGCGATGGCCAAGCTGTCGGCGCAGGTGATCAGGGCGGCGGGGTCCGAGGAGCGGGTGGAGCTGGCGGACGAGCCGGTGCACGCCGAGAGGACGTGGGTCTCGTCGTACGACATCGATCCCTTCACCGTGCCCGACGAGGAGAAGACGGGGCTGCTGGCGGACTGGAGCGCGCGGCTGCTCGCGGCCGACGGCGTCAACCACGTGGACGCCTCCCTGCTGACCGTCCACGAGAACAAGTTCTACGCCGACACCGCGGGGACCGTGACCACCCAGCAGCGCGTGCGGCTGCACCCGCAGCTCACCGCCGTCTCGGTGGACGAGTCCACGGGCGAGTTCGACTCGATGCGTACCCTGGCGCCGCCGGTCGGCCGCGGCTGGGAGTACCTGACGGGCACCGGCTGGGACTGGGACTCCGAGCTGGAGCGGATCCCGGGACTGCTGGCCGAGAAGATGCGCGCGCCGAGCGTCGAGGCGGGCGTGTACGACCTGGTGGTCGACCCGTCCAACCTGTGGCTGACGATTCACGAGTCCATCGGACACGCCACCGAGCTGGACCGGGCGCTCGGGTACGAGGCCGCGTACGCGGGCACGTCCTTCGCCACCTTCGACAAGCTGGGCAAGCTGAGGTACGGCTCCGAGCTGATGAACGTCACCGGTGACCGCACCGCCGAGCACGGCCTGGCGACCATCGGGTACGACGACGAGGGCGTCGAGGGCCAGTCCTGGGACCTCGTCAAGGACGGCAAGCTGGTGGGCTACCAGTTGGACCGGCGCATCGCGAGGCTGACCGGGTTCGAGCGGTCCAACGGGTGCGCGTACGCCGACTCGCCCTCGCATGTGCCGGTGCAGCGCATGGCCAACGTGTCGCTCCAGCCGGATCCGGCCGGGCTGTCCACCGAGGACCTGATCGGCGGGGTGGACCGCGGGATCTATGTCGTCGGCGACCGCTCGTGGTCGATCGACATGCAAAGGTACAACTTTCAATTTACCGGGCAACGGTTCTTCAAGATCGAGAACGGGCGGATCACCGGCCAGGTGCGCGATGTCGCCTACCAGGCGACGACCACCGACTTCTGGGGCTCCATGGCGGCCGTCGGCGGTCCGCAGACGTACGTCCTCGGCGGCGCCTTCAACTGCGGCAAGGCCCAGCCGGGTCAGGTCGCGGCCGTCTCCCACGGCTGCCCGTCGGCCCTCTTCAAGGGCGTCAACATCCTTAACACCACACAGGAGGCCGGTCGATGA